One Triticum dicoccoides isolate Atlit2015 ecotype Zavitan chromosome 3B, WEW_v2.0, whole genome shotgun sequence genomic window, GCATGCACTAAGAATATGCACCTAATTAATCGCCAAACAAACGCATAGTAGCCTTTCCCAGTGAGTTGTGGATCACACACAACTGAAATTGGGGCACACGCGGTTTATTTTTTCAACCTTAGGCAGCTTAGTCATCACACACAATTACTCCTTAGTTCATGCGATTGGGGCTATAGTACGTATCTGTGCTAGTTTGAGCTAAAGGTCAAAGTTCGTGGTCCAGTCGCCACTCTGTGTGAGCACCACATGCACCAAGACATTGAGTTCTTTGTTCTAATCAAGAATTTCTTCTTCACAAGGACAAATCACGATGATCACGCTGTAGATGCTGCACTGCAACACGGTGTTCAAGCGCTGGAATTGCTTGTCTTAAGATTGTGCCGGCTGAGTCTCTCGAAGGCACTCATAAGGGTAGGGTGTACATGCGTGCATTCATAAGGTTGATTTGTATGCTTATGTATATGAACAACTTCGATTTACTGTGCTGGAAAAACAGTGTCGGCCTTATTACACACAGTTAGCCTTTCCCACTGGGGCACAGGCAGTTTATTTTTTCAACCTTAGGCAACTTAGTCATCACACACAATTTCTCCTTAGTGCATGCGATTGGGGCTATAGTACGTACCTGTACTGGTTTGAGCTAAATGTCCAAGTCCGCGGACCAGTCGTCACGCTCGGTGAGCACCAcatgcaccaaggcattgagttctTTTGTTCTCATCAAGAATTTCTCCGCGAGGACAAATCATGCTGCACTGCAACACGGTCTCAAAGCACTGGCATGTCAGGTCTTTGCATGGACAAATCATAATGATCATGCTTTCGGTGCTGCACTGCAACGGTGTACAACTCTGGCCTGACATTCTTGACTTGTCGATGCCGGTCATGAAATCGTGTGTCTGGTTGTCAGGTTGAGTATCTCGACAATTACTCGCCGATGCTAGTTGAGTACAATTGTTATTATGTTCGAGATGTTTGGTACTTCCAATAAACTTTTTATAATAGATTTAAATCTTTTTCTAAATAATTAATGTTTGATTGGAGGCTTTGTGCATTTACTTACCGGTGGAGGTCCAAGTTTGCGGACCAGTGGTCACGCTCTGTGAGCGCCGCATGCACCAAGACTTTTGAGCTCTTTTGTTCCCATCAAGAATGTCTTCACAAGGACAAATCAAGTTGTTCACGGATGCTGCACTGCAACATGATGATGTCGATGACTCAATGCTGCACTTCAACAAGGTGTATGACTCTGGCCTGACGTCCTTGACTAAACGATGTCAGTCAATGAACAGccacgaaattgtgtgtgtgtggttgCTTGGTAGATTACCATGAACCTTCCCAACCGCCATTCGATGTAGCAATGATTCAAGCTGCGACGGACGGACGGAAATGCATTTTCGGTGCAGATCCATCCATGGCGTCACGACCAGGGCGCGAGGACTTTGTACCAAATGTGTTTGTACATCCCTTGTTAAACACGACGGCTGACAGTCACATGCTCGCAGCAGACAGTGTGAATCAATGGACATGGTGACGAAGTTGCAGGCCAGAATCCACAACTCCACAGTCTAGTAATATTTCCCACAAAAAAAATCCTGCCGATGGCATGCTCGCAGCAGACAGTGTGAATCAATGGACATGGTGACGAAGTTGCAGGCCAGAATCCACAACTCCACAGTCTAGTAATATTTCCCACAAAAAAAAAAATCCTGCCGATGGCATGCTCGCAGCAGACAGTGTGAATCAATGGACATGGTGACGAAGTTGCAGGCCAGAATCCACAACTCCACAGTCTAGTAATATTTCCCACCAAAAAAAATCCTGCCGATGGAATACAACATTTTACAGTAGAAGCGATAGGGCGATATGACCTCAGGTCCCAATGGAGTATCACAGCAACCACATCTCTTTTACGATGGAAAACAGCTTAAGAGTGAAGAGGCAACGACTGTAATGCTACCGACTCATTGTTATATGAACTAGACGGTCTCGGCAGCAGGGCGGCCCACCCTAGTCCTTTGCGTGTGATCGTCGTGGTGGTGGGCAGGACGGTGCCTTGGTGTCGAGGGTTCTTTCTGGCGTGGTGTCGGGTGGTGTCCCGAGGTCTTGGGTGTTTCCCATTGGTCCGCTTCGCTGGCCGGCGTTGTTCTAGTCGGCGAGGTGGCAAGGAAGGGGAGGACCGACTGTCTATGAAAAAAGAGCGGACTTCAGTCATGATGGGGGTGGTGGTGTTTACGCGCCATTACCCTGATGAAGGCATAGTCATTGCAGGTCCCGTCTTGTCGCTGGGGATACTCCGGTGGAAACCCTAGATAAGGGTCTTCTAGATCAAACAATGGTCACGCTTGACACAGTTCATTTTGGGGGCATCATTTTGGAGCCGCTGGAGGGACATGGAGGTGGAGCGGTGTCCTAAACACCACATCGATGACGGCGGGTCTCGGTGGAATGGTGCAGCGGAGGCTTGCTAGCTAGCGGATGCATCTTGATGTATGAGCGCAGGGTGGTGGTGTTGTTTGGTGTTGTCGTAGCTGGCCTGGCAAGGATAATGCAGATCTCTATTCAGAAGATTGTCGACTATTCGATGATGGTGCCAACTTCTCAAGCATGTGCACATGGTACACACTTAGGATCTCCTGGGTCGGATATGTGCTCCCGGTACGCCATGCGGGCGGCTTCGTGATGACCCCGGTGATCTTGATGGTGAGCTGTTGTGATGGCATCCCTATTGTCGAGTTTGTAGGTGTCGAGTGGTGGCTTGAGGTTGTTTGATATATGTTTTTACCGGACCTTTGTTTTTTTTTGGCAAAACTCTATATCTATTCATCAAACATCATGGCAGTGCGGAAAACAAAAGaagtaataaaaattacatccatgtcCATAGATCACCTAGCGATAACTACAAGCATTGGAGCGAGCCAAAGCCACGCTGCCATTATCATCCCTTTCTCACTGGAGTCGGGCAGACCTTGCTGTAGTAGAGAGTTAGAAAGTCGCCATGCTAAGGCCCCAAAAGGTCAGCGCACCAGCATAGCAACCATTGCCCGATGAAGAGAAGCATTGATCGAAGGATCCTACTTGTAGACGCATGAACATAGACAAATGAAGACATACACACAAATCCGCCAAGACAAACACCGACCGAATCCAGCGAGATTCGCCAGAGACACAGCTCCTCACGCCATCCAACAACACAAGATGCACTGCCACGACGGGAGCTAGATGGGGAGAATTTTATTCCATCTTGAAGGAGCTATTGCCGCCTTACCTTTCTGAGTATAACACAAACCCGAAAAAGACTAGAAAAACACCTAAAGCCCAAGCATGAGCCCTCCAGCCAGCCAGGGCCAGGATCCTCATTGATTAACATCAAATTTAGAAATGGTTGTGTGCTTCATTGAGAATTTGATGTTAATCAATGAAATGTCCGATGctctaatttatttatttttattatattttttataccGGGATGACCCATTTCCATTAACTGGATAATGGAAATATAAGACCACCCAGAGTTTAAGGAGACGGAAAAGAGAGAGCGATCCAAAGCATCGCCGGAAAACCCACCACAGGAGCTCGCCCACGAGACACCTGCGTTGGGGCGAAAACCGACGATTTGTAGCTAGCCAACGTCTCAGAAAACAGTACCATAAGAGAACAGGTTCACAAGCGAGCAATAAgtttctaagagcatctccaacaggcgcggcaAAAGGCGCGCCCGTGCAGTAAAATTGTGTTTTAGCTCGCACCGCTCGATTTCGCGCCCTCCAGCGGTGGCGGGAAATTACTACGCGCGGGAAATGTTAGCGCACACGGGAGAAAGCATTAGCCGGCGCGGTAGATTTGGCGCaccgcttcgcgcgcgcctataAAATCCCATGCTCGCCACGCGCTCCCTCCTCGCCACCTCGCCAATTCGCCACCTCGCCACACGCCCCCTCCTCGCCACCTCGCCGCTCTTTCTCGCCGGTTCGCCGCTTTCCCCGCCAGCACCGCGCCACCATGCTGCCACACCGCCGGGGTTCTTCAGGCTACCGCGACGTCCGCCAGCGCCCAAGCGGCTGgtactccgccgagatccggtccggCGATGTCCGGCTAGGCCTCGGGTCGCTCCAGACCCGGGCCCGcgcgtacgaggcggcggcgtggaactTGGAGAGGCCCCCATCATAGATGAACTTCCGCGACGTCTTCACACACGAGCAGGCGCAGCGTGTCGCCCCACCGCCTCGTCTCATCACCGACCAGGACCGTGCGGACCACGTGCGgcagcagcgccgcctcctcatcgccgaggaggatgagcgagccatggcggagtggaGTCGTCGCCACCCGGAGGACATCGCTGCCGAGAACGAGTTCTGGGCAGAGAGGACGGCAAGGTGCCGCGTGAAGCGTGCCGACAGGCGTCGGCGCAAGGCACTGGCGATATCGCAGTGCGATATCGTCGAGAACGGCGGACAGTCGATCTTCTCCCCCAACGATCTGCTTTGGGAGGACATATGGCTCAATACCTCGGACAACACCACcgaggatgatgatggtgatgatgatggcggctgGGAGTCACCATAGTTTGTCTCGTTGCACCTTAGTTTTTTtatctagttgcaccgtagttctatctatctatgctttcgaactatctatctagttgcaccgatgtaaaatacctttgtatcCTTTTTTTATCTATGCTATGATGAAATATGTATCTTTTTTATCTATGCTAGAACTATGTATCATTTTTTTATCTGTGCAAAATTAATTTAAAAAATGTTGTAGAATGAGCGCGCGCGCTGTGCATTTTAGCGCGCCTGCTGGAGCGGTGCacacgcgctgcattttagcgcggctgttgaAGCTAGCGCTGCAGGCCGCGCAAAACCAGACGAAGCGCGCACGACATAGTTTTTAGCGCGCGGCGCGttgggcggctgttggagatgctctaagggaaGGCTCACGCAGGAGCAAAACATGGGCAGCAAAAGGAGTTTAAAAGGCCTCCAAGGCTCTAACACATGTACAagaagcagcagcaggagcagcacaTCACCAAACACACAACTAAGAAAATCAATGGCCATCTCACTCATCTCGGAGCTCCTCTCCCAGCCCCAACAAtggcagctcctcctcctcctgctgacACTCgtatccctcgtgctcttgatgagGAGACGGAGCAACAAAGGGCTCAAGCTACCGCCAGGCCCAGTCCGGATTCCGATCCTGGGGAACCTGCACCAGCTAGGCGTGCTGCCGCACCGGAGCTTACGGGATCTTGCACGGAAGCACGGGCCGGTGATGCAGATGCAGCTCGGCACCGTGCGGACGGTGGTGGTGTCGTCGGCTGAGGCGGCGCGCGAGGTGATGAAGACGCACGACGAGGACTGCTGCACCCGGCCCGTGTCCCCCGGGATGAAGCGGCTGTCCTACGGCCTCAAGAACGTTGGCTTTGCGCCATACGGTGCCTACTGGCACGCCATGCGCAAGTTCTTCGTGGTCGAGCTCTTCGGCGTGCGCCATGTCGAGGCAGCATGGCATGCACGCCAGCATCAGGTACGGACAACCATGCGTGCAGCATGCAACATGTGTAAATTAATGCATACACCGTGCATGTGCCCGAACCGTCCGCATTATGTGTAGGAAATAAGAGATGGTATATGCTGTTTACATATTTCAGTTGATTAATGGGGCACACGTCCTCATAAATAAGAGATGGTAGATACAAACTGTGCATAGTATAAAACCTCATGGACTGTATTTGACCCATGGTCGATTAGGTGGAGAAACTGATGAGCACCTTGAGCGGcttggccggagagccggtagcgcTGAAGGAGCACATCTTAAGCCTGGCCGATGGCATCATCGGCATGCTTGGTTTTGGCGAAATGTACAACAGCCACAAGTTCCCACACCACAAGAACTTGGGGCACGTGCTTGAGGAGGCTATACATGTGCAGGCCAGCTTTTCCGCCGAGGACTATTTCCCCAACATCATCGGCCGCCTAGTCGACCAAATCACCGGTCTCGCCTCTCGTCGTGAGCGGATCTTCAAGCAGCTCGATACATTCTTCGAGACAATCATTGAGCAGCATCTTGACCCTCAGCGTGTCAAGCCCCGGAATGGTGACCTTGTTGACCGTCTCATCAGTCTATGGAAGGACAACAGTGGCACACTCAACATCACAAGAGACCATGTCAAGGGCAACATATTTGTAAGTCATATTAGTTGCCTCTACATGATGTCATGTCTCGATTGAGGAAAAAATAACAACTAACTGACATCACTCaccaccatgcatgcatgcatgcagggcaCATTCATTGGTGGCTCAGACACGACCTCGGCGACGATTCTATGGGCGATGGCAGAGCTGACCCGAAATCCACGACTACTGGAGAGGGTGCAAGACGAGATCAGGGCCGTGGTGGGAGACAACGAGAGGGTGCGACCAGACGATCTGGCCAAGCTAGtctacctcaagatggtggtgaaggaGACCCTACGGCTGCACCCACCAGCGACAATGCTACTGCCGAGGGAGGCCATGCGGGACATTAGAATTGGGGGCTATGACGTGTTGGCCAAGACACGGATCTATGTGAATGTGTGGGCCATTGGTAGAGACCCAGCAAGCTGGCCAGACCAGCCGGAAGAGTTCAAACCAGAGAGGTTTGAAACGAGCAAGGTAGACTTCAAGGGAGGGCATTTTGAGCTAATTCCATTTGGCGCAGGGCGGAGGATATGCCCCGCACTATCTATGAGCACGGCCACCGTGGAGTTCACGCTGGCCAACCTGCTATATAGCTTCAAGTGGGCTCTACCGGAGGGGAACGTGGTGAGCATGGAGGAGGAAGGCAAGCTTATCCCCCTCCTAAAGACACCGCTCTTCCTGGTGCCCACCCCATATCGGCACATCTAAGCACAACGGGGCATTGCATGATACACACCATAGAGATCTGGTGAAAATTAATCTGCTCCCATGTATGGAGTAAACATGCATGTAATCTTGTAACTATTAACTACTTTGTATGTACTACCAGTCTATTACCTTGAAAGACAATATATCTAAATAATAAATTTGGCACCTGCATGTTGCTGTAAAACGAGATGAATATACAAAAAACATTGTTTAAATTATTAAGCCTCAAGGGCACAAGAACGTTGGCTTTGCGCCATACGGTGCCTACTGGCACGCCATGCGCAAGTTCTTCGTGGTCGAGCTCTTCGGCGTGCGCCATGTCGAGGCAGCATGGCATGCACGCCAGCATCAGGTACGCACAACCATGCGTGCAGCATGCAACATGTGTAAATTAATGCATACACCGTGCATGTGCCCGAACCGTCCGCATTATGTGTAGAATTATCTCCACTCCAACGTATTCTCCTCCAAAAAAAATCTCGATTTATGTGTTCTCCGGTATTTGCATTGTGTATTTCTTTTTCTTCGAGAGTACGCCAATGatgtaccatatttttatagaaggtaGCAAATAATTACAAGAATCCTACGATTGATGCCAACATCAATCGTCGGAACACCCACACCAACCAAAATTCTACGGCTAACTTTTCACAAATCTATCTAGTCCACCCACATCTACTCCCGCTCGCATTGTGTATTTCTAAGCACACAGAAACACGACACGCAAGGCGCAGCCACAAACTGTAACACTATAATGTGCTCCAAAACACGGTAAAAACCAACAAAACTGGTTTGAAAACACACAGAAGCAAAACAAACTGTTCTGGTGCATAGAAGTACAAGGTACAACTGGCATAGAAGAACAAGGCCCACAAATAGAAAATAAGAGATGGTATATGCTATTTACATATTTCAGTGGATTAATGTGGCACACGTCCTAATAAAATAAGAGATTGTGGATACAAGTTGTGCATAGTATAAAACCTCATGTATACTGTATTGGAACCATGGTCGATTAGGTGGAGAAACTGATGAGCACCTTGAGCGGCTTCGCTGGAGAGCCGGTAGCGCTCAAGGAGCACATCTTAAGTCTGGCCGATGGCATCATCGGCATGCTTGGATTTGGCGACATGTACAACAGCAACAAGTTCCCACACCACAAGAACTTGCAGCACGTGCTTGAGGAGGCCATACACGTGCAGGCCAGCTTTTCGGCCGAGGACTATTTCCCCAACATCGTCGGCCGCCTAGTCGACCAAATCACCGGCCTCACCTCTCGTCgtgagcgcatcttcaagcagcttgATACATTCTTCGAGGTCATCATTGAGCAGCATCTTGACCCTCAGCGTGTCAAGCCTCAGAACGGTCACCTCGTTGACCGTCTCATCGATCTATGGAAGGACAACAATGGCACCCTCAACATCACAAGAGACCACATCAAGGGCAACATATTTGTAAGTCATATTAgttgcctctacatcatgtcatgtctgGATTGAGGAAAAAAAGAACTGACTGACATCACTCAtcaccatgcatgcatgcagggcACGTTCATTGGTGGCCAGGGGCGGAGTCCATTGGGCCGTCCCGTATGCACATGAATACGGGTCCAAATATTTGCTAGTAGTACTTATCAATTAAGAAGGCCCAGTGCATCAGGTTGGCCCAAGAGTAGTGCATCAGGGTCGGCCCTATTCAGCCACTCCTCCGGCCTGCTGCGTTACCGTGTTGGGCTAGTGCGGAAAACGCGAGCGTACGCACCTCCCCCTCTCGTAGCCTAATCGATCCAACTTCCTCCACttataaaaaaactaaaaaaatccaTCCATCGATCAGGTCTGTGACGTACAGATCCGGCCCCTCCATACGCCTCGCCCTTGCGTAcacaggcggcggcggcagggcacCGGCCGACGGCCGCCGCAGGCTACGGACCCTGAGTCCTCTGGCGATGACGCGATGCACGCGAACGACGCCGCACGCCGTCGGCCGGTCCAACGCTCCGTAATTTGGCAACCTTTCCGATCTTGAATCTTCGTTTCCATGCGTATCAAAGGCCACAATGGTAACACCTTTGTCTTGCCGTTCCTAATTTCGTTTACAAACTGCAATGATTAGTCAGTTATGTATAAACTAGTAACAAATAGAATAAACCACTATGTTTTGACAAAGCATCATACATTTTCTAGGGTTATAACTTCTGAATTCTAATTAGGTTATATTTCATTCATTGTCAAATACAAATACTATAACTTCTAATTAGGTTATATTTCATTTATTCTCAAAAGAAAGCATCAGCACAGGATGTTCCGGAACACATAAATAGGGAAGAGGAGATTCAATATCATCCGGGCAAGAGAAAATTGATCAAACGTACTAAAGGTAATTTCCAATTTTTTAGCCATTTAAATAcattcatttggacattttattaTGTTCTACTAGAAAGTTTAATTCCGTTTTATCTTGTACATTATTGTGCCC contains:
- the LOC119282693 gene encoding 4-hydroxyphenylacetaldehyde oxime monooxygenase-like, with protein sequence MAISLISELLSQPQQWQLLLLLLTLVSLVLLMRRRSNKGLKLPPGPVRIPILGNLHQLGVLPHRSLRDLARKHGPVMQMQLGTVRTVVVSSAEAAREVMKTHDEDCCTRPVSPGMKRLSYGLKNVGFAPYGAYWHAMRKFFVVELFGVRHVEAAWHARQHQVEKLMSTLSGLAGEPVALKEHILSLADGIIGMLGFGEMYNSHKFPHHKNLGHVLEEAIHVQASFSAEDYFPNIIGRLVDQITGLASRRERIFKQLDTFFETIIEQHLDPQRVKPRNGDLVDRLISLWKDNSGTLNITRDHVKGNIFGTFIGGSDTTSATILWAMAELTRNPRLLERVQDEIRAVVGDNERVRPDDLAKLVYLKMVVKETLRLHPPATMLLPREAMRDIRIGGYDVLAKTRIYVNVWAIGRDPASWPDQPEEFKPERFETSKVDFKGGHFELIPFGAGRRICPALSMSTATVEFTLANLLYSFKWALPEGNVVSMEEEGKLIPLLKTPLFLVPTPYRHI